The genomic stretch CCGTCCGGAGCGACGAGTACGTGGAGGCGTTCTGTCGCGACAACCGCGCGACCCGGTACGACGACGTGGCCGCCCTCGCCGAGTCCGTGGACGCCGCGATGGTCCTCACCGTCGATTGGGAGTCCCACGTCCCGCTCGCGACGACGTTCCTCGATGCGGGCCTTCCGACGATGGTGGACAAGCCCATCGCCGGAACGGTGGACGACCTCTCACGACTGACGGCTGCGACACAGAACGCGCCCCTGTTCGGCGGTTCTGCCGTTCCGTTTCACCGCTCGTTCGCGGATTTCCCCCGCGGCGGACGCGGCCGCACACTGTACGCCGCCGGGTTCAACGATTACTTCTACTATCGCGTCCATCTCACCGACACGATTCGCTTCCTCGCGGGGCAAAACTGGACGCGGGTGAAACGCGCCGCGGAACCGGGGACGACGGTCGATGTCGAATTCGAAAATCACACCCACGCGACGCTCCGCTTCGACGGCAGTCCCGACGATGGGATGTTCAGCGTCCTCGATGTGGGTGAAACGACCAACGCTGTAGCCATCGAAAGCAATCGCGATTCGCTCGCGGCGATGTATCACCCGTTCATTGAGTCGTTCCTGGACGTGGTGGCCGGCGAACGCGACGACACCGACCGACTGCTCGACGCGGCGACGCTGCAACTCGCCGTCGAAGCGACCATCGACACCGGCGACGCGATTACGCCTGAAAGCG from Haladaptatus sp. QDMS2 encodes the following:
- a CDS encoding Gfo/Idh/MocA family oxidoreductase, with the protein product MTEIGIVGLDTSHAEAFASVLDEMADVTVSGVWDGNAVRSDEYVEAFCRDNRATRYDDVAALAESVDAAMVLTVDWESHVPLATTFLDAGLPTMVDKPIAGTVDDLSRLTAATQNAPLFGGSAVPFHRSFADFPRGGRGRTLYAAGFNDYFYYRVHLTDTIRFLAGQNWTRVKRAAEPGTTVDVEFENHTHATLRFDGSPDDGMFSVLDVGETTNAVAIESNRDSLAAMYHPFIESFLDVVAGERDDTDRLLDAATLQLAVEATIDTGDAITPESEALAAISVDSAPFLADYNPYY